In Planifilum fimeticola, the genomic window GGTTCAATCACAGCCCATTGTTCGTCTGTCAGCTCATGTCTCGTACTCATACTTCCATTTTACATTGGCAGATCATGTTTTTGAAATAGCTTGTATTCTTGATCACCAAATCAATCTCATCGACAATGACCGCGCACTCCCGGCGCTCCGGTTTAAGAATTCGTTCTCGAGCCATCATCATCCGCCAAATCTTAGTCAAGTAATGACTGAATGCATAGCCTTGGAAAAGCTCTCTTCCATTCGGAATATGGATGATGACCAAATGAGGATCATTCATCCATTTCCAGAAGTCGATTTCATCGGATTTCGGTTGACTGAGAGAGTAGAATAGTTGCTTGTTCGATCGCATTTGCGCGACACGGTTTTCAATTGTCTCCAAAACCCTGCCGCCTTCCTCTGCCTCTTCTTCAATCTGAGACAAGGCGATCTCCAATTCAAAATCAGTGGCCTCCAGCCGTCCCATCAACTCTTTTCGATAATCATCATCTTTTAAAATTCTGATGGCGTCCAACAGATTACCCTCACCAACCCTGCAAGACGCTTGTAATGCGCCTTTAAAGAACCTTTCTACCGAAAAAGTCTGACTATCATCGTGCAGAAACCGCCGGAGCAGCTCCGTCTCGATGGCCGCCACTTCTGCCGCGATGCTGTCATCATCACGGTAGAGCGCCATCAGATCATGCCAGCTGAGTGGAACAATCCTATTCATATCCGCATGGTTAAGAATAACCACCCGATCCCGGAGCCAATCCGGAATATGCGCGAGAACTTCCGACATCATCGCACCATCAGCTACATCGAAGAGAAAAACCGACCGCGCGATCCGCTCCCATTCTTCGCGGTCTTTAGCGCGGACTCCGAAGAACTCTAAGGCGAGATTGACGAACAGGGTAGACTTCCCAGAGCCCTGCTTACCGACAACCATTAGAGGAGTAGAAAGTGAATCCTTTGCTTCCTCTTTGTCGCCGCGAATCATAGAGATCATGCCGCCGCTTTTGGATCTGGCAAAAGCGATATCATCCTTGAGGAGCACTTTGGGGATTCGCATCTTTTGGTTATTCCGCTCGAAATCCTTGTCCGGGAGCAGAATGAACTTATCCAGTTCAAGCTGATAAAGGCAAAGTTTCGGCAAATCTTCCCGGACAATGCCGTCAGTGATGCCGGTAAAATTATTTATCTTGACTGCCTGAAGCCTATTTTCGCCTTGAATGTTAAACAACCAAGCAGTCAATTTTCCATGAATCCAGTCCGGCCTATCCGTCTGAACCAAGACAATCATCTGAGCATTGGCAAAAAGACTTTTGTCGGAAAGCTTGCGAGCGGTCATCGGAGGGAGGTGAACTTTCTTCTGGATTCTCTCATAGAAAGCATTTGCAAATACTTTTACTCGGCTCTTTTCATCAAACCAAAAGTCGATGATCGCCTTTGCACCGATTTTGCTATAGTACCAAGCCTTTGACTGCCACTTATCCAGACCCATAGCCGCCTCTTTCAGCTTCCTTCGCTGCTTTTCTTGGCTTCGGATGCCTTCGATATTGAGGATCACCGCCATTGATTCAGCGAAGTCAAAAACTTTTTTCAGTTGGTTTGATTGGTTCAAGTCGATGGCTAGATGCTGAGCTCCTTCGACGACAAAGGCATGGATATTATCGCCAGTGATGTCCGGGATGTCGGTTTCCATAATAAGGCGGCATTTATCCTGGTCCAGTGCAGAGCGGATCCGCTCAAGACCCTGCTCAGACGGGATTCGGAGAAACATGTTAACCTCACCATTATCCTTGACGTACTGGACGCTAATGCGTCCAGTCATACTGACCAACTCTTTAATCAAACGCTTTCGTTCCGGCGGCAATCCGCCTTCGATGGGAAGTACCTTAAAAAAGCCCATTTCTATCCCTCCTTTGAACAAAAAAGTTGCACCAGGGGCGCAACTATGCAAGATCGAGAGCTTCAGCGACGAAACCGAGCAAATTCGTCACTATTTTCATCAGCATTTTCGCTAATAGACCACCTTCACCCACAAGAGCTCCAAGAATATGTTGAAACATAACAACTACTAGACTGGCCAACAGTGCGTTTTTGATAATCGGCTTTAAAGGCTTTTGCATTATGAAATGCCATGCGACAAAGAAAATGGTCGCTCCACCTATGACAATTAACGCAAGAGGGACAATTTTATCAAAAAACTGATGCATTTCAGCCATATCTCTTCCCCTTCCAGGCGTCGGATTTGATTTTTGGTGAATGATCCCGATTTTTTATCATCCAAACAACCTCAACTGGATATATCTTTTTCTGGCCGTCTTTCTATTTGTTGTCATGACTTTTTCCATCTTGTAACCACATCGACAAATGACTGTCACCTTATTAATAAACCCAGCGATTTCTGCTTCCCGTCCGCATTTTGGGCATTGATAAAGAACCATCATAGTAAATCCCCCCATTCGAAAATAGCGACAGATGCAATAGTGAAAGTTCCTGCCGTTAATAAGGCCTCCACCAGTTCGCCCCAAACAATCGCTAATCCCCTCCATTCCGCCAATTCTGCCGCAATCTTTACTATCAGTTCCTCCATTTTGCCTCTCCTTTCACCAGATAAGCCGATTCGTTGACATCTTCCAGTGCAACATTCAAGCGGCTTTTCATTTCCGTCCAACCAGCCGGATGAAAGGCGATGGCCATCATTGACCACCTGCCTGCTTCTCTTTAAAGCGTTTGCGCATTTGATTTAGTTCCTCGAGGATTTCCAGTTGAACTGCCGGGTCCACTGTCGTGTCCCAATTATCTCCATGTTTGTCTGCTTCCCGCTGTGCTTTTGGCAGATCGTAGCCTACCCTGTTATGACTATCTTGTTTTTTCGCTTTCAAGGATCGAATCACACTTTCGCAATACTTGAAGGAATTTATTCGGTCACGTTTGTGTTTTGGTTTAAAGCTCTCAAATGCATGGTCAATACCGGCCAATATCTCATCTACTGTGAAACCATCCTTCAAAAGGACCTGCATACTTTCCATATCCTCAACACTTAACACGGTTCCAACACCCCTACGCATTACAAAATGACGTTCGATCTTCTTCAATGCCCTGTCTGCTTGATTTGAATCATTATCAACATCATCCTCAATCTGTTCTGTAGTTGTTCTCTTCTCCTCTGTTGTTTTCTTTTCTATTCTAGGTGAGGGTTCAGTGAGGGATTCATGAGTACTCACTGAACCCTCATTAAACGTGTCCGGAGGTGCCGGAAGCTTAGATTCCGATGGTCTATTAATCTTCTGATGCTTCAGGAATTTGGGAATACAAATATAGGATTGGCCATCCACTTCATATCGGCGAATCAGCCCCTTCTGTTCCAACTGATTTAACCAAGCGGTTACATGATCTGGTGTGATATCGTAGTCATAAGGGAATACCTGTGATTTGATCAGCGCAGGATGACCATTTAAACGTCCAGCGTCATCCGCTTGGCTAATCAAACCCATAAAAGTGTATCTAGCCAGCGGTGCGCATGTTCCAAGCTTTTCATCGGTCCAAAAATTCGGATCGATCATCCTTTTTCTTGCCATTTACTTCACTTCCAACTCACTGAGAATTATGCTAGTTCGTTTCCCAATATGGACATAGATGTCTATCATTTTTCTTCCTCCAGATCCGCCAGGTGTGATATACTGGCGGTAGTCAACAATTATTGTTGGGCTGACAATGTGCGGCCCATTTTCTTTTGGTTGCTTCACATCGATAAACCAATATCACCCAACGTCTATGGAATGGGATTTTTAACCACTCACCCACTCTGATCCTCACCGAATCACCTCTTGAGCATAGTTCTTCTCGGCTTTGGGTAATTTTTTAATTGCAAGCTGTAAAACATATTGCTGAGCTTCCTTGATCACATGTTTGAATCGTGGTCCTTTTACTACGTGAATCGGCATTTTTTTCAATTTACATTTGGACATAAGATCAGCCTCCTTGTTCCTCATTTGTTAACTCTTCCGCCAAAAAAATTTCATCTGGTGTCTTTTTAAACACTCTCGCAATCTTCACAGCCAATCCATAGGACAACCTTCGTTTCCCGTTTTCAATCTGCCAATAATATTCCTTTGTAACTCCAATCTCATTGGCTACTTGCTTGCATGTCATGTTTTGTTTATGACGAATTAACCTGAGTTGTTTTTTGACCATCTAAACACCTCCTGTTAACTTGTTGTTAACTACAGTATAAGTTAACTCTTTGTTATCCGTCAAGACCTAAATTCCTTTTTAGTTAACTAATGTTTCTGTTAACAATTGGCTAACTTATAATTGACATATAGCAATATTATGGGGGGATAAAAAGTGAATTTCCCGTCACGATTAAGAGCGCTGCGATTGAAACACAAAATGACTCAAGAACAGTTAGGAAAAAAAATAAACGTAACCAAAGTGTCCATTTCAGGATATGAAAATGGAACGAGAACCCCTGATCTCGAAACACTACAAAAAATTGCTGATGTATTCGATGTAACCGTTGATTACCTTCTTGGGCGAACAGATCAAACCATCAACATACATGAGGAATTTCGAAGGATCCAGGAATCAATCCCGGAGTGGGGAGAAAATGCGGGGCAAATTGCGCTGGATGAGACAAAGAAGGTATTAATCAAACTGATTGAACGGGGCGAGCTTACACCAGTAAAAGCCAAACCGATCATCGCTTTTCTGGATGCCATGATTGAGGAGTTTGAGAATAACCAGAAGTCGTCAGAGAAACAATAATCGATTTTAACTCACGAAAGGAGGAAGATTGTTTCAGCAACCTTTCATATTCTAAATGCTTAGTGACTTCCTGAAGGTTGTTTTCATTATTCAACGTGTGCTTTAGAACTTTCACTTTGATCCCTCCCACTCTTTCTTAATATTGTGGTGGAAAACAAATTGAAATGGAACAACCTTCAAGGATTGAATTTAACTTGTTTTTTCATACCAATCGGTTAAGTGGTCTCTAAAATTCATGTAGATCTTCAACAACAAAATGTTGTAAATAGTAAAGTAAACGGTGAGGTTGGTATGAAATATCACTATGGATTAACGATTCGTGAATATAGGGAAAAGTTAAATATGACTCAAGCGGAACTAGCTGAAAAATGGCCCAGATCTGATGGTGGTATCGGTGTGAGTATTAACTACGTATCTGATGTAGAACGTGGAAAAAAAATAATAACGAACATCCAAACACTCCGACGTTTATGTGGTTTACTGCAAATCCCACTTCGAAAAGTGGGCCTTTCCGATTACGATCCTTTTAATCCACAATCATCTAATGGGCAAATTACGGGATTTAACGATTATGGTATAATTAAACTCACAAATTCACCTATTGATCGGATTTTTGACTACAAAAACTGTCTACTAGAGGCAAAAGGAGATTGCTTTATATCCGGAACTTCAATGATTCATTTAACCGAAGACTCCAGTGAAATCTTAAAAGAGAAATTGCAATCAGGAAATTTATACTTGTTAATCCTAGATCCTGATTGGATCGAAAAGCACTATGCTATCATTACGTTTTTCGATGAAGATGCTCGACAAGACTTTCATTTTGAAATACGGAACTCAATTAGAAAGCTTAATCAGCTTCGCAAATCATTACCACAAAAGCTTGTTTCCCGTCTTAAGATAAAGACATACAGTACAATATTTCCTTACATAATGACTGGTTATGATAATGGGGAAACAGGAAAAATCGTATTCGAAATTACCGACTACATCCCGGAAAAGAACCGACCTCGTTTTACATTAGAAAAAATAAACAGTCAAAGTGCATTCTTTAATCAAGTAAAGAGTAAATTTTTTTCGATTTGGAATAACCAGTCCATTAGCAAGGAGATTTGATAATGAATAAAGATATTTACTTTAAATACCAATGGCGATATAAAAAAGAGGACTTAAAATATTGTCCTCGATGCGGTCATCTATTTTCATTAGAAGACATTCACATCCCTAATCAGCCCCAATTAATCTGCCACAATTGCCAATTTATCTTTTACCTGGACCCGAAACTGGTCGTAGTTGCTGTGGTTTTAAATAAAGACAAAGACAAAGTATTGCTTCTTCAAAGGAATGAAGATCCCGGAAAAGGTTTGTGGGCATTTCCTGGTGGCCACGTCGAACGGGGACATGACCTTTTTGATGCACTCAAAAACGAAGTAAAAGAAGAAACCGGTCTTTCTATAGAGGTCCGTGAAATCATTAATACGTTTTCTTGCCCTGAAGAGGGAATGATTCAATTGGTCTATGAAGCCATAAGTGATAATGAAAAAGTTACTATTAACATTGAAAGCAAAGCGGGACGTTTCTTTTATTTCGATGAAATTCCTTGGGATGAACTTGCATTTTCCTCAACCGAAAGCGTATTACGATTATATAAACAAAAAATAGGAAGAAATGTGAACGGCAAAATCAAGAAATAACCTTTTCAGATATGGTAGGAGGTGTATTGCGTGATTCTTGTTTAGTGGATAGGAACGCCAGCAATCATTCTGTTGTTATCTAGATCGATTGTAAAAGATGTAGAATCGTTCCCCTCCAATAGGAAGAGGCACCTCTCAATGGCTATAAAAAAAGACATCCGGTACGACCGAATGCCTTTCTTCCCTCCCAAAGATATTCTATTCTGGTCCATTAAAATCGGCATACAAAAATTCTTGTAATTTATCCATGAGTGTTTCAGGTTTTTTTGTCTCGCACTCCCACACCACCAATACTTTCCATCCCATTTCCTCCAACCGCCTTATGTTGTGCTCGTCACGTTCAACATTCTGTTTAAGTTTTTTCAACCAAAACTGCGAATTTGTTTTCGGCAAAGTAAAATGGGAACAGCCAGTATGAACATGCCAGAAACATCCGTGCACAAATATTACCTTCCTGTGCTTCGAAAGAACGATGTCTGGTTTCCCGGGTAAATCCTTTTTGTGAAGACGAAATCTGAATCCCATTCGATGAATCATGCGTCTTACCATTAATTCTGGTTTGGTATTCCTGTCCCTAATTCGGGACATAATCCGGCTTCGCTCTTCTGGCGTGAAGATGTCAGCCATAATATCAAGTCCTCACATTAATTTGGCTATTGCCTTCGCTTGTTTTGTGCCCCAAAACATATCCTTTCAAAGTCACATTTGCTGCATAATCCCTTTTCACACCCACTCATGGGAAATTTTTCATTTCGTATACCCTCTATCGCCTGACCCACCTGTTTTAGGACATTTATCTGATTTTCCTCCGATACATCCACGGATGTTCTTTCTTGTATTCCTTTTTGCTCAAGTTCATCAGCAGGACGTATGAAATGGACCTCAGCTGATCGGGGATCAAAACCCAATGCATTTCGAACAGCCGCTGCATACAATCGTAATTGCTTTTCAACTGTCCTCATAACTTCATCGTGATCCCGATGATCTTCTATTCTGTTAGTCTTAAAATCGACCACGCATACCGGTACCCGCTTCTCATCCCCATCTAGTTCAACACATCGTTCCAACAAGTCAATGGTTCCGCTGATCAAAGCTCCGCTTTTCTTGTCAATGAACTCAAAGGGTTTTTCCGCCTTAAAAACCAGGTCTGCACGATCTCCATAATTTTCGACGTATCGCACAATCGAGTCTTTTGCCGCCTTCTTTAGATTTTCGAGAGGCCCCTCACGAGTATACCGCAGATGGAATTTTTCTTCCACAAGTTCCTCTACTGTATCGACAGAAGGAACTTTTCCTCGGCTCATACGGTCATGAATTTCATATAAGATATTGTGAATTTGTTGACCGTAACCGTATGATTCCTTCACTCCCGGGCTAAAACCCATTAGACAGCGCAACAAATACTCATATGGACATCTCCAATAACAATTGATATCCGAAAATGTCGTCGGAAACAGATCCGTATCCGAAGACCATTGTGGTTCTCCTCTTTCGCGTTGAGTCGGATCGTTACCATCTTCTACAACATAGTCATGCACAATCTCTTTGAAATAGACAGACGGTCTCTTTCTATGCTTGTTTATCGCCGAGATATTCAAGAACTTTCGACACCTGGTCAAAGCTACATACCAGAGCCTTCGTTCACCGTCATCTCCTGTGGCAAATTCCTTTGGATCGAAATCAGACTTTGGAATGTAAGTATCTATTCCTTCATTTCTTCTTTTACTTGGAAAATCACTACCAGATACTCTTGGAATAAATACAACAGGCCATTCAAGTCCCTTCGCGGCATGAATTGTCATAATTTGTACTGCCTTGGGTTTGGCTATTGTTTCTTTCTTGCCGTCGTCGATTTTTCCCGAAGCCCAATTGCCCAAAAACATGCAAAAATCCTCGAGGCGATTATAGGTTATCCATTGATGTACAGATTCAAATTCCTTGATTAATATGCTGAATCTACCCATATTGTACAGGATATCATCTGGCCAGGGTTCTTCACCTTTAACACACCCTAGTTCCACCAACATTTCTTGAAAAATCTCTTGCGGATAAATACGACCGGAACCTGTTTTGTTTTCTAATATTCTCTTCTTAGTACTTATCCACCCTAAAAATGAATTTGCATCCGCCAGGGGTATTCTTTTTTTCAATTCCCTGATTTTTTTCCTGATTAGTTCTCTCAAATCCCCTTCTCCAAGCAGTATTCCTTGTCCCCATCTATTTTCATTTTCGACATATAACTTTTTACCCGCCAGCAAGTAAAATGCGGCTTGTACAACTATTATTTCAGGCTGTTTGAATAATCCTCGAGTGCCTTCAACAACCACGGGAATTCCATAATCCCTCAATACTTCCGCAATTATAGGACTGTGACTATTTGCCCTCACCAGAATTGCCATATCGGAATAGTGAAGGGCCCGAGGACCGTTTTTATCTTCGATAATTACACCTTTCAATTCTTCTATTCGGTCCTTTATCCAGAGAGCCTCATCTCTCTCAGAAGCAAATTCCCTTTTTTGAATGTCTCCTCTTTCCGCCATTCTTTCACGAAATACTTTCCCAACCAAATGTCTTGCTTCCATATTCTTGCTAAGGCGTGGAGGATCACTCTTTATGCGACTAGCGGCTGCATTAGCGAGTTCAACAATGGCATGTGTGCTTCTAAAATTATATTTCAAATTTACTTGGGTTACGTTGGGGTATCGCTCTTTGAATTTAAGTATATTGGATATGTCGGCACCTCTCCATCCATAGATCGACTGATCGTCATCGCCAACCACCGTCAAATCAACCCGGGTTCCACCGTCGGTTAACAAACGGATCAATTCTTCTTGTCGAGGGTCCACATCCTGATATTCATCAACAACAAGGTGTTTGAATCGAGCACGCTGTTCCTCCAACTTTTCAGGATGATTCTCAAGATATCGTATAAGTTCATCTATGATTTTGTTGTAATCTAAAAAATAATTGGGGTGACACGTTGACAAGTTATTATACTTTTCAACAGCCCTCCTCAAAAGAGGATCTTTCAGGTCTTGCGGCGTCATCCGTTTATAATGCATCACATCTAAAGTGTTTATAAATTTTTCGATAATAATTCTATATCTCTCCCCAGTCCTCTTATAAAATTCCCCCAGACCTAATTTATAGAAATTGGATGCAATAAGCGCAGCTCTTCTAATTTCGTCCATTACCTCGTAATTACGATATTCAAAGTCAACCTCTTTTAGAAGTTGCAAACAGAAACTGTGGATGGTACCGACATACATATCCCCCAAAGAGGGATCATCTGGTTGAGTTTTTTCCAAATGATCCCTTATCCTTTTTTTTAATTCCTCGGCGGCGCGTTCGGTAAAGGTAAAAGCTATTATCTCATCCCGGGACACGCCTTCTTTAACCAGCTCAGCGATTCGTTTGGATATGACCTCGGTTTTTCCGCTTCCTGCACATGCTATGATCAACAGATTGCCGCCTCGATGTTTAATTGCTTTTTCTTGATCTTCAGTGTAAATGAAAGACATTAGCCTGCCCCCTCGATAAATTTGTGCAAGTTAATAGCGATTGCCTCCACCATCTTTACTGGAACAGCATTACCGATTTGAGCAGCTATTTGACTACTATTTCCAGCGAATTTGTAGTTAACGGGAAATGTTTGTAATAGTGCTGCCTCACGCAATGTTATCGCCCTGTCATCTCTGGGATGGGCAAATCGTCCACGTGTAATATCCGTACATCCCGTAGTCAAAGTCGGGGCCACATCATCCCACTTCATACGTCCATATACATCCGGGTATCCTTTTTTGTTTTTGTGGCATTTCAATTCCAGTTCCGGCGGCAAAGAAAAACGGGAACCTCCATCTTTCGGAATATGTTGGAGTCTTTTGATTGCAATCGGACTATGGGATCTTGCAAAGTGAAGCGGATCTGTCGGATCTTTTTGACCTGCTTGAAGCGGTGGAAGATGAGCAATGGCATCCCTGACTGTTTTCCACTTTCCTGCGGGTGTAACGGGCTCCGGTATCGTAGGTATTTTGGATTTGGATGCAATAAGAACACAACGTATTCTTCTTTGGGGAACCCCGTAATCCGCAGCATTGATCTGAAC contains:
- a CDS encoding helix-turn-helix transcriptional regulator, whose translation is MVKKQLRLIRHKQNMTCKQVANEIGVTKEYYWQIENGKRRLSYGLAVKIARVFKKTPDEIFLAEELTNEEQGG
- a CDS encoding helix-turn-helix domain-containing protein yields the protein MNFPSRLRALRLKHKMTQEQLGKKINVTKVSISGYENGTRTPDLETLQKIADVFDVTVDYLLGRTDQTINIHEEFRRIQESIPEWGENAGQIALDETKKVLIKLIERGELTPVKAKPIIAFLDAMIEEFENNQKSSEKQ
- a CDS encoding helix-turn-helix domain-containing protein is translated as MKYHYGLTIREYREKLNMTQAELAEKWPRSDGGIGVSINYVSDVERGKKIITNIQTLRRLCGLLQIPLRKVGLSDYDPFNPQSSNGQITGFNDYGIIKLTNSPIDRIFDYKNCLLEAKGDCFISGTSMIHLTEDSSEILKEKLQSGNLYLLILDPDWIEKHYAIITFFDEDARQDFHFEIRNSIRKLNQLRKSLPQKLVSRLKIKTYSTIFPYIMTGYDNGETGKIVFEITDYIPEKNRPRFTLEKINSQSAFFNQVKSKFFSIWNNQSISKEI
- a CDS encoding NUDIX hydrolase, whose product is MNKDIYFKYQWRYKKEDLKYCPRCGHLFSLEDIHIPNQPQLICHNCQFIFYLDPKLVVVAVVLNKDKDKVLLLQRNEDPGKGLWAFPGGHVERGHDLFDALKNEVKEETGLSIEVREIINTFSCPEEGMIQLVYEAISDNEKVTINIESKAGRFFYFDEIPWDELAFSSTESVLRLYKQKIGRNVNGKIKK
- a CDS encoding very short patch repair endonuclease, whose product is MADIFTPEERSRIMSRIRDRNTKPELMVRRMIHRMGFRFRLHKKDLPGKPDIVLSKHRKVIFVHGCFWHVHTGCSHFTLPKTNSQFWLKKLKQNVERDEHNIRRLEEMGWKVLVVWECETKKPETLMDKLQEFLYADFNGPE
- a CDS encoding ATP-dependent helicase; its protein translation is MSFIYTEDQEKAIKHRGGNLLIIACAGSGKTEVISKRIAELVKEGVSRDEIIAFTFTERAAEELKKRIRDHLEKTQPDDPSLGDMYVGTIHSFCLQLLKEVDFEYRNYEVMDEIRRAALIASNFYKLGLGEFYKRTGERYRIIIEKFINTLDVMHYKRMTPQDLKDPLLRRAVEKYNNLSTCHPNYFLDYNKIIDELIRYLENHPEKLEEQRARFKHLVVDEYQDVDPRQEELIRLLTDGGTRVDLTVVGDDDQSIYGWRGADISNILKFKERYPNVTQVNLKYNFRSTHAIVELANAAASRIKSDPPRLSKNMEARHLVGKVFRERMAERGDIQKREFASERDEALWIKDRIEELKGVIIEDKNGPRALHYSDMAILVRANSHSPIIAEVLRDYGIPVVVEGTRGLFKQPEIIVVQAAFYLLAGKKLYVENENRWGQGILLGEGDLRELIRKKIRELKKRIPLADANSFLGWISTKKRILENKTGSGRIYPQEIFQEMLVELGCVKGEEPWPDDILYNMGRFSILIKEFESVHQWITYNRLEDFCMFLGNWASGKIDDGKKETIAKPKAVQIMTIHAAKGLEWPVVFIPRVSGSDFPSKRRNEGIDTYIPKSDFDPKEFATGDDGERRLWYVALTRCRKFLNISAINKHRKRPSVYFKEIVHDYVVEDGNDPTQRERGEPQWSSDTDLFPTTFSDINCYWRCPYEYLLRCLMGFSPGVKESYGYGQQIHNILYEIHDRMSRGKVPSVDTVEELVEEKFHLRYTREGPLENLKKAAKDSIVRYVENYGDRADLVFKAEKPFEFIDKKSGALISGTIDLLERCVELDGDEKRVPVCVVDFKTNRIEDHRDHDEVMRTVEKQLRLYAAAVRNALGFDPRSAEVHFIRPADELEQKGIQERTSVDVSEENQINVLKQVGQAIEGIRNEKFPMSGCEKGLCSKCDFERICFGAQNKRRQ
- a CDS encoding DNA cytosine methyltransferase, which translates into the protein MKGLKPLTAVDLFCGCGGVTEGLKAGGFQVVAAVDNDPVACKTYKMNHPSVHLYEQDIHDVDPKDILANLKGEKLDLLVVCAPCQPFSSQNRKKGRDSRSNLIMQSVRFAEILNPTIIFFENVPGLATKRFRGILEELKDGLNRLGYNLGEPVQINAADYGVPQRRIRCVLIASKSKIPTIPEPVTPAGKWKTVRDAIAHLPPLQAGQKDPTDPLHFARSHSPIAIKRLQHIPKDGGSRFSLPPELELKCHKNKKGYPDVYGRMKWDDVAPTLTTGCTDITRGRFAHPRDDRAITLREAALLQTFPVNYKFAGNSSQIAAQIGNAVPVKMVEAIAINLHKFIEGAG